The following coding sequences lie in one Fimbriimonadaceae bacterium genomic window:
- a CDS encoding diacylglycerol kinase family lipid kinase, whose translation MPSDQPPIDVYVIANPTSGRGSGGRLVSELARHIENSPQVSSCTVALTTPFQARNSPSHSTESGWRSSAFELAQSAIRQGYQRVIAVGGDGTLHEVANALVGAQTVLGLIPAGTGNDFARSAGIRGSLKELVEVAVSGEVKLIDVGKVNDRYFLNVAGCGFDAVVADRINKGYRYLRGTSAYVAAVLRTLAQYKAAQLTITTDTDTLQLNAMLCAVANARFYGGGMMISPEAEMDDGLFDISVVKEIGKIGFLRAFPSVFKGTHVKHSKYVGLRAKRVKIESEKALPVLVDGELLGTTPVEFKIVPQALRIALPRLLVSDTMPE comes from the coding sequence ATGCCGTCGGACCAACCCCCAATAGACGTCTACGTGATCGCTAACCCAACTTCCGGGCGAGGCTCGGGCGGTCGGCTTGTTTCTGAGCTAGCCCGTCATATCGAGAACTCTCCGCAGGTCTCGTCGTGTACCGTGGCCCTGACAACGCCTTTCCAAGCACGAAATTCACCCAGTCACAGTACTGAATCAGGTTGGCGCTCCAGCGCTTTCGAACTTGCACAATCTGCAATTCGCCAGGGTTATCAGCGTGTCATCGCAGTTGGAGGAGATGGGACTCTACACGAGGTCGCTAACGCACTGGTCGGTGCGCAAACGGTTCTTGGACTTATTCCAGCAGGTACAGGCAATGACTTTGCTCGGAGTGCGGGAATACGCGGGAGCCTGAAAGAGCTGGTAGAGGTTGCGGTCAGCGGTGAAGTGAAATTGATTGACGTGGGCAAGGTTAATGATCGCTACTTTTTGAATGTTGCGGGCTGTGGCTTTGACGCTGTCGTTGCGGACCGGATCAACAAGGGTTATCGCTACTTGCGGGGAACTTCTGCTTATGTTGCAGCTGTGCTGAGAACCCTCGCCCAATACAAGGCCGCCCAACTAACCATCACAACGGATACAGACACGCTCCAACTTAACGCTATGTTGTGCGCGGTTGCCAATGCACGATTCTACGGTGGGGGGATGATGATCAGCCCAGAGGCAGAGATGGACGACGGGCTGTTCGATATCTCCGTGGTAAAGGAGATCGGCAAAATTGGGTTTCTCAGAGCTTTTCCCAGTGTCTTTAAAGGTACGCATGTGAAGCATTCGAAGTATGTCGGTCTTCGAGCCAAGCGTGTGAAGATTGAATCCGAAAAGGCTCTACCGGTGCTCGTCGATGGAGAGTTGCTGGGGACGACCCCGGTTGAGTTCAAAATCGTGCCCCAAGCCTTACGGATTGCCCTGCCGAGACTGCTTGTATCGGATACAATGCCTGAGTGA